CGGTGCCGCTTCCTACAAGGAGGACGGTCTACACGGTCCTGAGGTCTCCGCATGTGGACAAGAAATCCAGAGAGCAGTTTGAGATCAGGGTCCACAAGAGGCTGATCGACATAGTTCGCTCGACACCTCAGACCATCGATGCCTTGATGAAGCTGGACTTGCCGGTCGGCGTGGACATTGAGATAAAGCTGTAGGAAAAGCGGAGGAGTGACAATGCCAGGACTTATCGGAAAGAAACTGGGGATGACGCAGGTCTTTGATGAGACCGGTAAGGTTATGCCGGTGAGCGTCATTCAGGCTGGCCCATGTCCCGTGATTCAGAGGAAGACCTCCGGCAGGGAAGGATATGACGCGGTCCAGTTAGGCTTCATCGATGCGCGGGAGAAGCGCACTACAAAACCGCTGCAGGGCCATTTCAAGAAGATCGGTGTTTCTCCAAAGAAGATCTTGAGGGAGTTCAGGGTTCCCGACGAGAAGGGCCACGAAGCAGGAAGCACGATCAACGTAGAGATGTTTGAGGCCGGCACGAAGGTGAGCATAACTGGAACTTCAAAAGGTAAGGGTTTTCAAGGCGTGATAAAGCGCTGCGGATATTCCGGAGGCGACGCCACTCACGGCTGCACCACTCACAGGATGCCTGGTTCGATCGGAGCCAGCGCGTGGCCGTCGCGAGTGAGAAAGAACGTCGGTCTTCCTGGAAGAATGGGCGGCGAAAGGGTCACAGTCAAGAACCTGATCGTCGTCGGAGTCGACAAGGAACGCAATCTCCTCTGGGTCAAGGGTTGTGTGCCCGGAGGTCCGAACGGCTACGTGGAAATAAGGAAGAGTTCTTAGGAGAAGGTAGATGATTTCGGCAAAGGTGTTTTCGACTGAGGGTGAAGAAAGAGGCGCGGCCGAGCTTCCCGAGTATCTCTTTGGCGCGGCGGTGAACGAGCACGTGCTCTACGAAGCCGTCAGGAGCTATCTTGCGTGCCAGAGACAGGGCACGGCGTCGACTAAGTCCAAGGGCGAAGTCAGCGGAAGCGGGCGCAAACCGTGGCGACAGAAGGGTACCGGTCGGGCAAGGGCGGGTGACAACACTTCCCCGCTCTGGGTCAG
This region of Candidatus Eisenbacteria bacterium genomic DNA includes:
- the rpsJ gene encoding 30S ribosomal protein S10, which encodes MATQRIRIKLRSYDHAMLDQSAGQIVQTAKRTGATISGPVPLPTRRTVYTVLRSPHVDKKSREQFEIRVHKRLIDIVRSTPQTIDALMKLDLPVGVDIEIKL
- the rplC gene encoding 50S ribosomal protein L3 translates to MPGLIGKKLGMTQVFDETGKVMPVSVIQAGPCPVIQRKTSGREGYDAVQLGFIDAREKRTTKPLQGHFKKIGVSPKKILREFRVPDEKGHEAGSTINVEMFEAGTKVSITGTSKGKGFQGVIKRCGYSGGDATHGCTTHRMPGSIGASAWPSRVRKNVGLPGRMGGERVTVKNLIVVGVDKERNLLWVKGCVPGGPNGYVEIRKSS